The following proteins are encoded in a genomic region of Panthera leo isolate Ple1 chromosome F2, P.leo_Ple1_pat1.1, whole genome shotgun sequence:
- the CRH gene encoding corticoliberin, giving the protein MRLPLLLSAGVLLVAFLPCPPCRALLSRGPIPGARQAPQQPQPLDFSQLPPQPQKPQQPQARPILLRMGEEYFLRLGNLNKSPAAPLLPASSPVSGGSSSRLSPDEAAANFFRALLQQLPLPRRPLPLDSPAGPAEHEAENALGSRQETLERQRRSDEPPISLDLTFHLLRQVLEMARAEQLAQQAHSNRKLMEIIGK; this is encoded by the coding sequence ATGCGGCTGCCGCTTCTCTTGTCCGCGGGCGTCCTGCTGGTGGCTTTCCTGCCCTGCCCGCCATGCAGGGCCCTCCTCAGCCGGGGACCCATCCCGGGCGCCCGGCAGGCCCCtcagcagccccagcccctggatTTCTCCCAGCTGCCGCCGCAGCCCCAGAAGCCCCAACAGCCACAGGCTCGGCCCATCCTGCTCCGCATGGGAGAGGAATATTTCCTCCGCCTGGGTAACCTCAACAAGAGCCCCGCTGCTCCCCTCTTGCCCGCCTCTTCACCTGTCTCTGGCGGCAGCAGCAGCCGCCTTTCACCGGACGAAGCGGCCGCCAACTTTTTCCGAGCGTTGCTGCAGCAGCTGCCGCTGCCCCGGCGCCCGCTCCCGCTCGACAGCCCCGCAGGTCCGGCTGAGCACGAAGCCGAGAACGCCCTCGGCAGCCGCCAGGAGACACTCGAGAGGCAGAGGCGATCCGACGAACCTCCCATCTCGCTGGATCTCACCTTCCACCTCCTCCGACAAGTCTTGGAAATGGCCAGGGCTGAGCAGTTAGCGCAGCAAGCTCACAGCAACAGGAAACTGATGGAGATTATTGGGAAATAA